ACCCCGTGCGAACCCGCCACAATACGGCCTCCAGAAACAAACGATTGTCTGCAGCCGTCACACCACGATCCGTGACCTTGCCCGGAAGATGGGGGGAAACCTTTTCCCAGACCTCATCCCTGATG
This genomic interval from Alphaproteobacteria bacterium contains the following:
- a CDS encoding IS5/IS1182 family transposase, coding for MNTGRFVIRDEVWEKVSPHLPGKVTDRGVTAADNRLFLEAVLWRVRTG